GATCGTGGTGGTAGGCATTATTGCCCTGATGCTCGGCATCGTGGCGGCCTCGATGGCGAGGGTGCGCAATTCGGCACAGGGTTTTGTCTGCAAGAACAAGCTGAAGACGATCGCGTTCGAGTTCATTCAGTTCGCCGACGACAATGCTCACCCCTGGCGCGGGGACAGCGACCAGGACGGGCGGCCGGGTTTTCGGATCGAGGACTTCCAGGAGCGGCTCTACGGGATAGATGAGTTCTGGAAGGCGCCGTCGGGGGCCTCTCAGTTTGCGTTTGGCTCGCCGACGGCCGTTGCGGACTACAAGCCCGAGGACCAGGCGATGATCTGCCCGTCGGGCCCGCAGGTTCTGTCTCGTCACGCGTTGCTGCCCTGCCAGGCCGAGGCGGTCAAGCCGCTGGAGAACGTGAGTGTGGGCTTCAACATGCGTCTCGCATGGGCGGCCGTGGAAGTCGGTGGCCGGCAGATTCTGCGTGAAGTGCGTTTGTCCAAGGGGATCATGAACCACCCATCAGTGCCGCTGGCGTTCGATGTGGACGGTGCCCTGGCCAAGGAGCGTGGGGTGCTCCCGTACTACTCGGCCCCGCCGGGCGGCGCGGACGACAAGTACGCCCTTGGGATGTTCTGGAATCCAGCCCTGCGTCACGCGGGGGCGCTGAATGCGGCCTTCATCGGGGGGCAGGTTCTTTCCTCATCCCGGCCCCAGACCCAAGGAGGGTGGGACTGGAAATACCAGCACCCCGTGCAGTAGCCTTCACCGTAAGAGCTGAACGTGGACCTCAGGTACAAATTCGGACTGCTGATTTTCATCTACGTCGTGTCGTTGTCTGCGAATTTTGGCATGTCTGCCTGGGGGATCGCGGTCTACTTTGACTCGGCCTTCCACGATTTCCAGTCCGAGGCCACCGAGGAGGAGCAGATCGGGCAGCTTCGGCAGCTTCTCCGACGGCAGCGGGAGTTGCTCGATGACGCCCGCGATCCGGCTGATCTGGCGAAGGAGTGCGAGGATCTCCAGTATCAGTTTTCCGAAGCGATGCTGCCGATCCTGAGCCGGCTGTCGGAGGACCCGGGGGATACGCGGGGGCAGGCCATCGAGTGGGCGTTGCAGGACCAGAAGACTGCCGCCCAGCAATTCCTGGCAAGACGGTCTTCCAGCCAGCCGGCCGGCGAGTTGTCGCCGGAGGAGGAGCAGGCGTTTGTGCAGCTGGATCTGCTGCTGCTGGAGACGAACGGCCTGTTCAGCCAGAAGCGGGAGCGTAACGTGGCCGAGGCTGCGCGTATCCAGGAGCAGGTGATGACCATCCTGGTCGTCAACACCGCGGTCGGCGGCGTGCTCTGTGCCGTGGGCGTGTTCTTCGTGCGGCGATGGGTCATGAACCCGATCGCCGATCTCCGCGAAGCCACCAAGCAGATCTCGCACGGCAACTTCGAGTACCGCATCCGTCCGAAGGCCAGCGACGAGCTGGGACGCCTGGCCGGCGAGGTGAACCAGATGAGCTCGACCATTATCGAGATGCAGACCAAGATGGTCGAGCAGGAACGGCTTGCCGCGGCCGGCGAGATGGTCACCCGGCTGGCCCACAACATCCGAAATCCCCTGGCCGGAATCCGGGGCCTGGCCGAAGCCACCATTCAGAGCCACCCCGATGACGAGCAGACCACCGAGTGCCAGAAGCGGATCATCAACACCGTGGATCGCTTCGAGAAATGGCTTCGCGACCTGCAGCAATCGGTATCACCGCTCGAACTCAACCTGCAGCCGGTTGCGATCGGCGAGGTGCTCAACAGCGTGGTGACCGCCCTGCGGCCGATGCTCGACCGCCGGGGCATCGACGTTCAGATCGAGGTGGACCGGAAGATGGGGCCGGTCCAGTTGGACAGCCTGCACTTCGAGCAGGCCCTGGTCAGCCTGGTCACCAACGCTGTCCAGGCCTCGGAGAAGGGGCAATCGGTACGGGTGGCCGCCGAACCGATTCCCGAGTCTCGCGGGCGATGGCGACTCACGGTCGAGGACCACGGCGTCGGGATACCCCACGAGCTTCACCACAAGATCTTCCTGCCCTATTTCACCACCAAGCCGGATGGCAACGGGATCGGGCTGGCCATGGCCAACAAGGTGGTGCGGCTTCACGGCGGTGAACTCAAGGTCCAGTCGGAACTCGGCAAGGGCAGCCGGTTTGACGCCCTGATGCCCGGGCTCATCTCGGAGAACTGAACTCGATGGCCAATGTTCTGGTGATCGATGACGAAGAGAACCTCAGCTACTCGCTGCAGCTGGCCCTGAAGCGTGCCGGCCACACCTGCCGCGTCGCCGACCGGATCGCCGCGGGCCTGGCAGAGTGCAATCGCCAGCTACCCGATCTCATCCTCCTGGACGTCCAGCTTCCGGACGGCAACGGCATCGACCTGATGGCCCGGCTCCGCCAGGAAGGCATGGACGTGCCGGTCATCGTCATCACCGCCTACGGCACGGTGGCATCGGCGGTGGCGGCCATGAAACAGGGGGCGGTGGATTTCATCCAGAAGCCGCTCTCCATGGAGGAGGTCTGCCTGGCGGTCGATCGATGCCTCGAGAATCGCCGGATCCGCAATCGCCTGGATGCCTTCCAGGAAGCTCAGCGCCGCGAGTCCGAGGATATCCGGATTGTCGGCCAGTGCCCGGAGATCGTCCAGGTGCTCTCCATCGCCCAGCGCATTGCGGCCCTGCCGGCCGACCCGGGCGGCGGGCTGGTCACCACGCTCATCCTGGGCGAGACCGGCACCGGCAAGGGCGTCGTGGCCCGCTACATTCACCACCACTGCCTGCGGCCGGACCGCCCTTTCGTCCAGGTGAACTGCACCGCCATCCCCGAGAACCTCTTCGAAGCCGAGCTCTTCGGCCACGAGAAGGGCAGTTTCACGGACGCGAAGGCGACCCGCAAGGGCCTGTTCGAGACCGCCCACGAAGGCACGTTGTTCCTCGACGAGATCGGCGACATGCCCAGCTCGACTCAAGCCAAGCTGCTGGTCGCGATCGAGAGCGGGCGATACCGGCGACTGGGCGCGGCCGCCGAGCGATCGGCCGATGTGCGTATCATCGCCGCCACCAACAGCGACCTTCAGCGCAGGGTGGAGGAACGAGCGTTCCGGGCCGACCTGTTCTTCCGCCTCAAGGTTTTTGCCATCGAGCTACCCCCGTTACGGGCCCGCGGCGATGACCTGTTTCTGCTCACCGAGCACTTCCTGGGCACCTTCTGCCGCAACCTGCATAAGAGAGTCCCGGCCGTGCCCCTCCGAACCCGGGAGGTCATGCGCCGGTACCCCTGGCCGGGCAACGTGCGAGAATTGGCCAACGTCCTCCAGCGAGCGGTGCTGATCAACGATTCCGACCAGCTGGAACCTGCCATGCTGGGGCTGGAAGGAGCGAGCGTCGCCGCGACGCCACCGGTCGGCAGCACCCAGTTCGATTTTGCCCGTGAGGACTGCACCCTGTCCGGTGTCGAGCGGAAGCTGCTCCAGGCGGCCCTGGAGTTCACCAAGGGCAACGTGTCGGAAACTGCCCGGCTTCTCGGCCTGACCCGGGGGGGGCTGCGACACAAGATGGAGAAACTGGGCCTGTGATGCAGGGGTCGGGGCGGGGGGGTGGCCGGAAAAAGCTTGCACTCCGCAATCCGGGCGTCTATTCTGAACATAGCGCATGGCATGGCCCAGGCGGCCAGCTCGCCATGCCAGACGGCAGGGCCGACTGGCGACGCTCGCCGACATGTCTGGTTCTGTCCGTCAAGGATGCGGGCCGTTCGATGCTGCTGGGGGGCGAAGGGCCGAAGACCCGGCAGCACCTCTGAAAAGGAGGAGCCCGTGGTCGGATCATCCGCCATTGCGATGACTTCTGCGCTCGCGACGGGGTGCCGCGGACCCCGCGAGACTGCCCCCCTTCATGCTGAGCCTATCCACGAGCCCGGACGGGTGCGTTCCTGTCGTCGCGTTGTGACGGGGCCCGGCCGCGTGCCATTTAGTCGATCCGGAAGGAAGAGAGGATGATCCATGTCGAGTATGATTCGAGCGACCGTGCTGGCCGTGACCGCATACGTTCTGGCCGCCGGGCCGGTTTTCGCCGCGGGATGGTCGCGAAACTACGATGACGGCACCACGCAGGGCCTGTTTGAGTTCGATGCCGCGTTGGTCATGCAGGGCGTCGATGAGTTCAGGGTATCGGTGGTCAACGGCAGCCTGCGGATGGGCTTCGCCAACCTGCCGACCGCGACCCCGGACAACGATTCGGGCCTGATGCTGGATCCCATGCAGGTCCTGGGCGACACCAGCGGTCTGATGCTCATCAAGTGGTCGACCAACCCGCGTTTTGCGGCCACGCCCACCAGCTCGGAGATGAACGCCGGCTGGGTGTTGCGTTTGAACACCAACACGCTCAGCGGTTACGTCTTCGTCATTGACGACCGAGGCTATCTGCAGATCCAGAAACTGCTGGGCGGCGAGGTATTCGATCCTTGTCCGGACAGCAACGTGAGGCTGGGGCTTGACCCCTCGAAGGACTGGTGGCTGCGGGCGGAGGTATTGAATGTGGCCGGCGGGGTGCAGTTGCGGGCCAGAGCCTGGGTCGCGGACACGGCGGAGCCGGTTGAATGGCAGGCCACGTGCCTCGACACCGAGCCGCCCTTGTTTGCCGCGGGGGTCGCCTCCTTGGTGGCCAATGAGGACAGCGCCGACGTTGAGAACTGGGTGGACGTGGACGACACCACGGTCGGGCCGCTGCCCGAACTGATCTGCTACA
The Phycisphaerae bacterium genome window above contains:
- a CDS encoding type II secretion system protein yields the protein MRFNQRIRWPGVRPIARRRWRTGASGAGFTLIELIVVVGIIALMLGIVAASMARVRNSAQGFVCKNKLKTIAFEFIQFADDNAHPWRGDSDQDGRPGFRIEDFQERLYGIDEFWKAPSGASQFAFGSPTAVADYKPEDQAMICPSGPQVLSRHALLPCQAEAVKPLENVSVGFNMRLAWAAVEVGGRQILREVRLSKGIMNHPSVPLAFDVDGALAKERGVLPYYSAPPGGADDKYALGMFWNPALRHAGALNAAFIGGQVLSSSRPQTQGGWDWKYQHPVQ
- a CDS encoding HAMP domain-containing histidine kinase, giving the protein MDLRYKFGLLIFIYVVSLSANFGMSAWGIAVYFDSAFHDFQSEATEEEQIGQLRQLLRRQRELLDDARDPADLAKECEDLQYQFSEAMLPILSRLSEDPGDTRGQAIEWALQDQKTAAQQFLARRSSSQPAGELSPEEEQAFVQLDLLLLETNGLFSQKRERNVAEAARIQEQVMTILVVNTAVGGVLCAVGVFFVRRWVMNPIADLREATKQISHGNFEYRIRPKASDELGRLAGEVNQMSSTIIEMQTKMVEQERLAAAGEMVTRLAHNIRNPLAGIRGLAEATIQSHPDDEQTTECQKRIINTVDRFEKWLRDLQQSVSPLELNLQPVAIGEVLNSVVTALRPMLDRRGIDVQIEVDRKMGPVQLDSLHFEQALVSLVTNAVQASEKGQSVRVAAEPIPESRGRWRLTVEDHGVGIPHELHHKIFLPYFTTKPDGNGIGLAMANKVVRLHGGELKVQSELGKGSRFDALMPGLISEN
- a CDS encoding sigma-54-dependent Fis family transcriptional regulator, whose translation is MANVLVIDDEENLSYSLQLALKRAGHTCRVADRIAAGLAECNRQLPDLILLDVQLPDGNGIDLMARLRQEGMDVPVIVITAYGTVASAVAAMKQGAVDFIQKPLSMEEVCLAVDRCLENRRIRNRLDAFQEAQRRESEDIRIVGQCPEIVQVLSIAQRIAALPADPGGGLVTTLILGETGTGKGVVARYIHHHCLRPDRPFVQVNCTAIPENLFEAELFGHEKGSFTDAKATRKGLFETAHEGTLFLDEIGDMPSSTQAKLLVAIESGRYRRLGAAAERSADVRIIAATNSDLQRRVEERAFRADLFFRLKVFAIELPPLRARGDDLFLLTEHFLGTFCRNLHKRVPAVPLRTREVMRRYPWPGNVRELANVLQRAVLINDSDQLEPAMLGLEGASVAATPPVGSTQFDFAREDCTLSGVERKLLQAALEFTKGNVSETARLLGLTRGGLRHKMEKLGL